Proteins encoded by one window of Silvibacterium dinghuense:
- a CDS encoding carboxypeptidase-like regulatory domain-containing protein: MQNMRSQSIEGILRMDSRGSALLASVPSLLGIGILCCIVLACPEVWKVKAHLSEKRAISGVVMDAGSHRPLGGALVWIEEEKNRTVSTDSSGLFALFPNNAAHFGQTVTVHAKEPGYQDERLQIKIGKPSHPFSLQLPDDNAAYSFLRSPQYENASGVHTNQALICHLDGESPAGGVPWKKEDACYIPRVEDLDTTYREGSMSSSKGGVYSPMKLADLPPGIEMRISGYHDWAISDVQLTHHQLSFFTHCEPEISPGPGCSVRVEVIAHYKTSPQN; the protein is encoded by the coding sequence ATGCAGAATATGCGCAGTCAATCGATCGAAGGCATTCTACGTATGGACAGCAGAGGTTCGGCACTCCTAGCTAGCGTGCCGTCGCTTCTGGGGATCGGCATTCTTTGCTGTATCGTTCTCGCCTGTCCTGAAGTTTGGAAAGTGAAGGCACATCTCAGTGAAAAGAGAGCGATTTCCGGCGTAGTCATGGATGCAGGCTCCCATCGGCCCCTGGGAGGAGCACTGGTTTGGATTGAAGAGGAAAAGAACAGGACGGTATCTACAGATTCTTCCGGTCTCTTTGCGCTTTTCCCTAATAACGCCGCTCACTTCGGGCAAACCGTTACTGTTCATGCTAAGGAACCGGGCTATCAGGATGAACGGTTGCAGATCAAAATTGGAAAGCCTTCCCATCCATTTTCACTGCAGTTGCCTGACGACAACGCGGCATACAGCTTCCTACGTAGTCCGCAGTATGAGAATGCGTCTGGTGTACATACAAACCAAGCCCTGATCTGCCATCTTGATGGCGAGTCTCCAGCTGGTGGTGTTCCGTGGAAAAAAGAGGATGCCTGCTATATCCCACGCGTCGAAGACCTGGATACGACGTATAGAGAAGGCTCGATGAGTTCATCAAAAGGAGGTGTCTATTCTCCGATGAAGCTCGCCGATCTCCCGCCTGGTATTGAGATGAGGATATCCGGTTATCACGATTGGGCCATAAGCGATGTCCAACTTACCCATCACCAACTTTCATTCTTCACGCACTGTGAACCAGAGATATCTCCCGGGCCAGGATGCTCTGTACGTGTCGAAGTAATTGCCCATTACAAGACGAGTCCGCAGAACTGA
- a CDS encoding sugar transferase encodes MHTQSRAEQAGAARLSKIRTFSNCRDSGPNLPMTTQELFTSETAYPTYSEDMSCPSTVPLELATAKRHSVPLHLPIASSAYRLIKPTIEFVLIMLALPFLLPLCLCIAVLVGASSRGPVFYRHRRLGQFQRPIFVWKFRTMYQDGDRVLEQYLDANAEARQEWLTNRKLKWDPRITPIGRILRSTSLDEIPQLLNVLCGEMSIVGPRPIVHEEMSKYGMYLQMFSYAVPGITGLWQVSGRCDLSYEERVQLDVHYVTRWNLWMETKILLKTLFVMIHREGAY; translated from the coding sequence TTGCACACGCAAAGCCGAGCAGAGCAAGCAGGTGCTGCTCGGCTGTCCAAAATACGTACATTTTCCAACTGTCGAGACTCAGGTCCAAATTTGCCGATGACTACACAAGAGCTCTTCACCTCTGAAACTGCTTATCCCACATATTCCGAAGATATGTCTTGCCCCAGCACTGTTCCCCTTGAACTCGCGACAGCGAAGCGGCATTCGGTCCCACTCCATCTCCCGATCGCTTCGTCGGCCTATCGGCTTATCAAGCCAACGATCGAGTTCGTTCTGATCATGTTGGCGCTTCCCTTCCTGCTACCACTGTGTCTGTGCATTGCGGTGCTGGTAGGAGCAAGTTCGCGCGGTCCGGTGTTCTATCGGCATCGCCGTCTGGGTCAGTTTCAACGGCCGATTTTTGTGTGGAAGTTCCGCACCATGTATCAGGATGGGGACCGTGTGCTCGAGCAATATCTGGATGCCAATGCCGAGGCAAGACAGGAATGGCTCACCAACCGGAAGCTGAAATGGGATCCACGGATCACTCCCATCGGACGGATTCTTCGTTCCACGAGCCTGGACGAAATCCCCCAATTGCTGAATGTACTTTGTGGCGAGATGAGCATTGTCGGGCCGCGCCCCATCGTACACGAAGAAATGAGCAAGTACGGAATGTACCTGCAGATGTTCTCGTATGCCGTTCCTGGTATTACGGGGCTGTGGCAGGTTTCCGGCCGCTGCGATCTCAGCTATGAAGAGCGCGTACAGCTGGACGTGCACTATGTGACTCGCTGGAATCTTTGGATGGAAACGAAGATTCTCCTGAAAACTCTCTTCGTCATGATTCATCGCGAGGGAGCCTATTAG
- a CDS encoding RNA polymerase sigma factor: MGAYARTEYIDLAPHGEIESPFVETTQPASELDDIDGLVRTYRAQILRFVTFSTGDPDLAETITQDTLLRAYLGRKSFRGDCSVKTWLTGIAINLTRDHMRSAKYKFWKQAKATAIDVHEMASFLPSAGSSPEHQVLAKEKIGQLSKVLATLSPKQRTVFLMRFSQDIPVAEISQMLGMQMHTVRTHLHRALHAVRSQLGAKI; this comes from the coding sequence ATGGGCGCATATGCACGCACCGAATATATAGACCTGGCTCCTCACGGTGAAATAGAATCACCCTTTGTGGAAACCACCCAACCCGCCAGCGAACTCGACGACATCGACGGGCTGGTCAGGACCTATCGGGCTCAGATTCTGCGATTTGTTACTTTTTCGACGGGTGACCCTGACCTGGCTGAGACTATTACGCAGGATACGTTGCTACGGGCATATTTGGGGCGGAAGAGTTTTCGCGGTGATTGCAGTGTGAAAACCTGGCTTACCGGCATCGCCATTAACCTGACTCGTGACCATATGCGGTCGGCCAAGTACAAGTTCTGGAAGCAGGCTAAGGCGACTGCAATCGATGTGCACGAGATGGCATCGTTTCTTCCATCCGCGGGATCAAGCCCTGAGCATCAGGTATTAGCGAAGGAGAAGATTGGCCAGCTGTCAAAGGTACTTGCGACCCTTTCCCCAAAACAGCGGACCGTATTTTTGATGAGATTTTCTCAGGACATTCCGGTAGCGGAGATCAGCCAAATGCTGGGGATGCAGATGCACACCGTGAGGACACACCTGCATCGTGCTCTCCATGCAGTCCGCAGCCAGCTTGGAGCGAAGATATGA
- a CDS encoding periplasmic heavy metal sensor, with the protein MTGNSTASGSSSGSGVQFGPPRRWWDDKSAMKTVGISSEQKKNMDAIFDANKPAILSSYQSFLKEQSKLSAISKNSQADKASLFAQIDAVNQARASLQKTVAQMYLEIRQVMSSQQIEKLEKLQ; encoded by the coding sequence ATGACCGGCAACAGCACCGCCAGCGGCAGCTCATCCGGAAGTGGCGTGCAGTTCGGACCACCTCGGCGCTGGTGGGATGATAAATCGGCGATGAAGACGGTTGGCATCAGCAGCGAACAGAAGAAAAACATGGATGCGATTTTCGATGCCAATAAGCCCGCTATTCTGTCGAGCTATCAGAGCTTCCTGAAAGAGCAATCCAAGCTGTCGGCTATCAGCAAAAATTCGCAGGCAGACAAGGCCAGTCTCTTCGCACAGATCGATGCTGTAAATCAGGCGCGTGCCTCGCTGCAAAAGACAGTCGCACAAATGTATTTGGAAATTCGGCAGGTGATGAGCTCGCAGCAGATCGAGAAGCTCGAAAAGCTTCAGTAA